TGGTCGTCACCGTCGACGGGGTCTGGCAGGGCCGGCGCCTCTCCTACGAGCGCACCTTCGCCAACGAGTGCGTGAAGAACGCGGGCAGCAGCAGCGTCTTCACGTTCTGAGGACCGGGACCGCCCGGCCCGTGCGGCGTGACCGGCGGCTCGCTACTGGGGAGTGCGAGCGCCGCCGTACGGAATGCGCGGTCCCGCACCGGGGACGGCGGACGGAGTGGGGCCGTCCGCCGTTCTCCGGCACCCGGGCCGCCGTGTCGGTTCCTTCGCCGTCACGTCAGTCCTTCGCCGCCGGCCCGTCGCCGGTGCCGGACGACCTGGCGCGGTGGCTGGTGTCGCACCAGGGGAAGCGCCGGCTGCGACGGCAGGTGCACAGGGCGACGCGGAAGCGGTCGGAGGACACCGTGGTCCCGTCCTCCAGCTCCACCTCCACCGGGCCCTCCACCAGGAGCGGCCC
This region of Streptomyces ambofaciens ATCC 23877 genomic DNA includes:
- a CDS encoding CDGSH iron-sulfur domain-containing protein — encoded protein: MPNSPSETPRPTGDVRRVKVQRRGPLLVEGPVEVELEDGTTVSSDRFRVALCTCRRSRRFPWCDTSHRARSSGTGDGPAAKD